The Halalkalicoccus subterraneus genome contains the following window.
CCTCGTCCTCGTTCTCCTCGGACTCGAGCGGGAGCCGTTCGATCTCCTCGGCGCGGGCGTGATTCGAGCGGACCGTCGTGATCTTCACGCGGGCGCGGGCGACCGGAAGGATCCCGTCGACCATCACGATGAATCCGTCCTCGGTGCGCCCGACTCCAGCCCCACTCTCGTGCATGTCGTCGACTTCGATGACGACCTCCTCGCCGGGTTGGACGGGCTGTTGTTTGAGTTCACGGATCGGCTGGTTGTAGTGGTTACACCACTCCGCGCCGCCACGATCCCCGTAGTGCTGACACCCCATCCCGGCGATTCGCTCCGAATAGCTC
Protein-coding sequences here:
- a CDS encoding TRAM domain-containing protein; the protein is MPDCPLADECPSYSERIAGMGCQHYGDRGGAEWCNHYNQPIRELKQQPVQPGEEVVIEVDDMHESGAGVGRTEDGFIVMVDGILPVARARVKITTVRSNHARAEEIERLPLESEENEDEDAVDEEGQESSDDEGNEGNGEDEEGTTKPTRERLGSRDNFWGA